Part of the Merismopedia glauca CCAP 1448/3 genome is shown below.
AGCTACGGGTATTGAAGTGATAGGCATAGGCAGCAACAGTAGCTAAGGTTCTGGGGATGAAATAATCAATTTTCGGCTTCACTAGGGGGATAGTAGCACGGTACTCTTCTCTAGCTAATGCTCCCACTGCATATTGATCGCCATTGACCGATACCCAAGCCCAACGAGTCGGGTCTAGCGATCGCTCTAGTAGGTGTAATGTCGGCTTTCTCACCACCGGAATTACTTCTGGTTCAATGGCGATGCAAGTGGGAGGAGATTTACCCTTACTGCCTGTAGCTTTGAGCAAACTACCGCCAGTATCCATAGAGATATATAGAGTAGTCATCTTAAGTCAAGTTAAAAGTCAAAAGTCATTGGCGTAGCCGCCCCAAAGGGGCTAAGTCAAAAGTCAAAAGTTTTGAGCGATCTACAGTTCAATTTCTAGATCGCTCGTCAGATGAGATGAAGGACGACTTTGAGTGACAACTTCACTCCCGCTTGCTAAAGAGCCGAGTTGTTCTATTAGCTGCAAACGAGATTGGAGATAGTTGGTACTCTCTAGCATTGCTAACTTAATTCGTTCGGGACTGTGATGACCCGACAAAATTAATTCTCTTACTTGAGTGAGCATAGTTAATGCTTCAATCGCAAATGGTTTATTGTCTTGTAACCATTTTCCAACTATCACTTTAGGATCGTTATCGTCGCCTTGAAAAACTAGTCTTACTTCAATCCGGTTTTTCGGCATTTTTGGCGTTGGCAGATCTGAGTTAATCTTAACAAAAGTTGCCCAGATCTACCAACTTTAGTTGGCAGATTGACCAAAAGTTTTCCACGTTTTGCCCATTTCTCCATCGCTGGTTTTACGGAATATCGAGGGTGTAGAATAGGGGGTGTCGTGTAGGCAAGCAATGTTGGATTAGATCATTAAAATTGAAACTTCCTATATTTTCTGTAGTCATATTGTATTATGATGAAACATATCAAAGTCAGAGTAACACTAGGAGAAAAAAACTTCTTCACAGCCAAAGCCAACCACTATGAACTTAAACTCAATGACTATGCGCGATCGCTTCTGATTGGAGTAGATAGAAACAGGTTCATCAAACCCAAAAGCCGCATCAAGTTTGATACTCTAATAGCGATGAGCAAAGGAACAGTTCGTGACTTAAGAAACTTGGGTCACAATGTAGATGAATATTTACCAATCCTCAATAATTTAGAATCAGCAGCTTGGCGAGAGTCTCAGTTCAAAAAGAAGCCTCTTCAGTTGATAGTCGATGAATCACCCGCCATGTTGCATTTACATTTTTCCACAGAAGAAATAGCCCAAATAGCTCGCCAATCTCTTTTGAACAATCAGTCTCGAAATGACTATATTCGAGGTACTTTAAGACATAGAGATCTGCCAAATTACAAGTTTGGTGAAGTTCCCTTAGAACTCTGGCAATCTTTGTGGAGTATTTGGTTAGAATTAGGCGATTTCAAAACTAGTGTCGTCTGCCAAACTTCCTATATTTAGTGGTTCGAGTTCAGTAGATAGATCGGGTGCAGCGTGATGATTTTCATCTTGGATTGCTACAAGATGACAAACCACAGGTGGTATTAATTCTGCTTCAATTTCTACAGATGTATGACACAGAACAATAGGCACAGGTTGGTCAGGTGAGTTGAGATCTAGCTCTCTCAAAGGCTTTAAGGCTAATTCTAATTCGCTTTCTCTGAGAATTGCTTCTATTTGATGATAGTCAAAGTAATCTTTAACGTAGCTACCGTTTAAGTCCAGAGAATGAGTGATGATATGTATGTGATCGTGGTTGTGTACGCGCTCGTGTTTGGGGTCATCTCGGTGATGGTCTATAGCTACCCATAAAGTATCTGCATAGCCCAATTCCTGCATCAGACGAGTCACAACAGTCATCTTGATTTCATCTGAGACATAGCCATCTTCATGAGCAAACCCTAGAGAAATATGCCTGACTGAGCCAGTAGCATAATTATTGATGTAAGAGTGAGAGAGAAATAGATGGGATAGTTCTTCCACTACTTTTGAGCTATTTTGCCTATCTACAATAGGTTGACCCATCAAACGATCTAGGTGACGACCAAACACCTGACCCCCCAGTATTCGAGCTTGTTTCGAGGTTCCAAGTAGGTACTTGAAAGCTCTTCTAGGACTTCTGTTTTTCTTCAGATTGGCGATCATGGCTGTCCAAACTTCGATACCATTGGTAATATTCGGGAAATCTCGGCAGCCAAGATGCCCAAATCTCATCTACAGTCACTTTTCCCAGTTCAATGGCTCCAGCTAGAGTATCGCTGACCTCTAATGATTCACTTACGTCCATCTCTTGACCTAAAACCACAGCCGTGAAACAGTTTTGAAACTGCACTGGAACAATTAGGTGGTGACGATAGGAGATAGCTTCGGCAAACAACTTAATATGTTCCATTATTCGCTTATTTCTCCAAATTTAGGACTCCAAAAACCTCTCGGTGTCTGGAAATACACGGCTTCTTTGTGCTTTTTCTGTTGACGCGCTGCTGCATCTGAACACCGCAGCATCACTTTCTGTTGACCTTCTTTTTGATAGTTGTACTCTTCCAAAGGCTTTTTGCAGACTGGACATGAGTGTTCAGTCAGTTTGACTGGCTGTGGTTCAGTTTTTGGCTGAGGTACTTCCCACTTCTTCTGGCGCTCGCCCCAAAACATCACGGTATCGGCGCAAGATTGACACTTGAGGAAATAACCCTTCTTCACCTTACGACTCGGTACTTGCACCATTAAAGTTTGGCACTTAGGACAAGCAATCTTTGACACTTCCAAGATAGTTTGATGAGCCACAGTGGGTACAATCTGTTGGGCTTGTTGCAATGCTGGAACCAGGTACTCTCTATTCCACCCTGTTAGCCATTGCTCCCAATTAATCTTGCCCTCAGCTATCCGGTCTAATTGAAACTCCATCTCGGCGGTGAATTCAGTATCTACTAGCTTAGGAAGGGCTTGGGCGACAAAGCTATCGACTTCCATCCCCAATATGGTCGGCTGAAGCACCTTTTTGTTCAATTCCACATAATTACGCTGTTTTAAGGTTGCTACAGTCGGAGCATAGGTACTAGGGCGACCAATGCCAGAGCGTTCCATCTGTTGTACTAGCTTGGGTTCTGTGTATCTTGGTGGTGGTTGCGTCTGTTTCTTCTCGCTACCTGCATTCAGGAGTTCTAAGGTTTGCCCTTCTTGGACTAGAGGAAGCTGCACATCGTCACTCAAATTGTTCCAGTAACGGGTATAACCAGCAAACTCTAGTAACTGACCTTTCGCTTGCCAATTAACATCGCCCGATTGAGTTGTAATTTTGGTTTGCTGTAATCTCGCTGGTTTGCACAATGAGGCGATCGCTCGAATCCAGATCAGCACATACAGATCGAAAGCTTCAGGACTCAGTTCTGGTCTTAACGAGGCA
Proteins encoded:
- a CDS encoding relaxase/mobilization nuclease domain-containing protein, whose protein sequence is MGQPIVDRQNSSKVVEELSHLFLSHSYINNYATGSVRHISLGFAHEDGYVSDEIKMTVVTRLMQELGYADTLWVAIDHHRDDPKHERVHNHDHIHIITHSLDLNGSYVKDYFDYHQIEAILRESELELALKPLRELDLNSPDQPVPIVLCHTSVEIEAELIPPVVCHLVAIQDENHHAAPDLSTELEPLNIGSLADDTSFEIA